In Campylobacter vulpis, a genomic segment contains:
- the uvrB gene encoding excinuclease ABC subunit UvrB, translating into MFQLQSEFKPSFDQEEAIKGIVKSIKAGHKYQTLLGVTGSGKTFTMANVIKELAMPTLIMSHNKSLCAQLYSEFKGFFPHNHIEYFISYYDYYQPEAYIPRTDVFIEKDSSTNEDLERLRLSATASLLSYEDVVCIASVSANYGLGNPSEYEGMVLIFEENMQISQKELLKKLVDMGYKRNDNFFDRADFRVNGDLVDIYPAYYEDEVVRLEFFGDDLERIYHYNILENKKTKDLKRFILYPTSQFSVGETRLKEAIKEIKEELNSRLAYFESENKLVEYQRLKQRVEFDLEMLQSTGMCKGVENYARHLTGLKEGQTPYTLFDYYAIKNRPFLVIVDESHVSLPQFRGMFAGDRSRKQTLVDYGFRLPSALDNRPLMFDEFIHKNCQFLFVSATPAPLEFELSGKNIFHQIMRPTGLLDPIIELKDSANQVEILYDEAKKVIARNERILVTVLTKKLAEELSRYYLELGLRVKYMHSDIDAIERNELIRGLRSGEFDMLIGINLLREGLDLPEVSLIAIMDADKEGFLRSTTSLIQTMGRAARNVNGKVLLFCQKITKSMQEAIDTTNERRKLQQAYNKKHKITPTSVKRNLEQSLKNEDMSEIYRKGAKLEKMPASERAKIVKELRKEMLEAARELEFEKAATLRDEIKKLRAL; encoded by the coding sequence ATGTTTCAACTTCAAAGCGAATTTAAGCCAAGTTTTGACCAAGAAGAAGCTATTAAAGGTATAGTAAAAAGCATTAAAGCCGGACATAAGTATCAAACCTTACTGGGTGTTACGGGTAGTGGCAAGACCTTTACGATGGCAAATGTGATTAAAGAACTTGCTATGCCTACTTTAATTATGAGTCATAATAAAAGCCTTTGTGCCCAGCTTTATAGCGAATTTAAGGGCTTTTTTCCGCATAATCATATAGAATATTTTATCTCTTATTATGATTATTATCAGCCAGAAGCTTATATCCCACGCACCGATGTTTTTATAGAAAAAGATAGCTCTACAAATGAAGACTTAGAGCGTTTAAGACTAAGTGCCACCGCCTCACTTTTAAGCTATGAAGATGTGGTTTGTATCGCTTCTGTTTCGGCAAATTATGGCCTGGGAAATCCTAGCGAATATGAGGGTATGGTTTTAATTTTTGAAGAAAATATGCAAATTTCTCAAAAAGAACTGCTAAAAAAGCTTGTAGATATGGGCTATAAACGCAATGATAATTTTTTTGACCGCGCAGATTTTCGTGTCAATGGCGATTTGGTAGATATTTACCCCGCTTATTATGAAGATGAAGTGGTAAGACTTGAGTTTTTTGGTGATGATTTGGAGAGAATTTATCATTATAATATTTTAGAAAATAAAAAAACAAAGGATTTAAAACGCTTTATTTTATACCCTACAAGCCAGTTTAGTGTAGGGGAGACAAGGCTTAAGGAGGCGATAAAAGAGATAAAAGAAGAGCTAAATTCTCGCCTTGCCTATTTTGAAAGCGAAAACAAGCTTGTAGAGTATCAACGCCTTAAGCAAAGGGTAGAATTTGACCTTGAAATGTTGCAAAGCACGGGTATGTGTAAGGGTGTGGAAAATTATGCGAGGCATTTAACAGGACTTAAAGAGGGGCAAACGCCTTATACGCTTTTTGATTATTATGCGATTAAAAACCGCCCTTTTTTAGTCATCGTTGATGAAAGCCATGTATCCTTGCCCCAGTTTCGTGGAATGTTTGCTGGGGATAGAAGTAGAAAGCAAACTTTGGTTGATTATGGCTTTCGTTTGCCCTCTGCCCTTGATAATCGTCCCTTAATGTTTGATGAATTTATCCACAAAAATTGTCAATTTCTCTTCGTCTCTGCGACTCCAGCACCCTTAGAGTTTGAGCTAAGTGGAAAAAATATTTTTCATCAAATTATGCGTCCTACGGGTTTGCTTGACCCTATCATAGAACTAAAGGATAGTGCAAATCAGGTCGAAATTCTTTACGATGAGGCTAAAAAAGTCATAGCAAGAAATGAGCGAATTTTAGTTACCGTGCTAACTAAAAAATTGGCTGAAGAGCTAAGTAGATATTATTTAGAGCTTGGACTTAGGGTCAAATATATGCACTCAGACATTGATGCGATTGAGCGTAATGAGCTTATCCGTGGGCTTAGGAGCGGAGAATTTGATATGCTTATAGGCATTAATTTATTAAGAGAGGGACTTGATTTACCTGAAGTTTCACTCATAGCCATAATGGATGCGGATAAAGAGGGCTTTTTGCGTAGCACGACAAGCCTTATACAAACGATGGGAAGAGCCGCTAGAAATGTCAATGGTAAAGTTTTGCTTTTTTGTCAAAAAATCACAAAATCAATGCAAGAAGCCATAGATACAACCAATGAACGCCGCAAACTCCAACAAGCCTATAATAAAAAGCATAAAATCACCCCAACTTCAGTTAAAAGAAATTTAGAGCAAAGTCTTAAAAATGAGGATATGAGTGAAATTTACCGAAAAGGTGCGAAGCTAGAAAAAATGCCAGCAAGTGAGAGGGCAAAAATCGTAAAAGAACTGCGTAAAGAAATGCTTGAGGCGGCGAGGGAGCTTGAGTTTGAAAAGGCTGCCACTTTAAGAGATGAGATTAAAAAGCTTAGAGCTTTGTGA
- a CDS encoding type II secretion system protein gives MSLKKAFSLLELVFVILIIAILTGIALPFLKQNKEEAKLLRLKMNYEMLNSALSLMRNEADLKNLSYISELDKAVILKENEALFYCQNCSFSLLSTPIYSSKMGWIKNGVNQYSFFLNPQKSVEFHYENGFLKCLKNCKELL, from the coding sequence ATGAGTCTCAAAAAAGCCTTTAGTCTCCTTGAGCTTGTTTTTGTCATTCTTATCATAGCCATCTTGACAGGCATAGCCTTGCCATTTCTTAAGCAAAATAAAGAAGAAGCCAAGCTTTTAAGACTTAAAATGAACTACGAAATGCTAAATTCCGCCCTAAGTTTGATGAGAAATGAAGCGGATTTAAAAAATTTAAGCTATATAAGTGAACTAGATAAAGCGGTAATCTTAAAAGAAAATGAAGCCTTATTTTATTGCCAAAACTGCTCCTTTAGCCTTTTAAGCACTCCTATTTATTCTAGCAAAATGGGTTGGATTAAAAACGGAGTCAATCAATATAGCTTTTTTTTAAACCCTCAAAAAAGCGTAGAATTTCACTATGAAAATGGGTTTTTAAAGTGCCTTAAAAACTGCAAAGAGCTTTTATGA
- a CDS encoding primosomal protein N' translates to MKYYKLAIKGLYLDNLIFQSESEISPLSEVIVDLKTRKNCKAIVLKQCEKPSFTTKDIKEITPLSLSKEQFILAEFISYYYSTKLGFILSFFESSTPYKCEIFKTQNAPTLSPKQKEAFNFLKQEQNALLFADTGSGKTEIYITLIKEYLEKGQQVLLLMPEIALTPQMQKRLSLYFEEEFCMWHSKISKKKKKEYLEKFNEGKVLLVAGARSALFLPFRNLGLIIVDEEHDNSYKASNKPYYNAKDLALFLGAKLNIKVILGSATPSLTSFYKQKHFRLKGTFFESKKHFLYDESDLSLTPMLLNELEKSLKNQKQAIIFLPNRANFRQILCKDCGSSIKCPFCSIAMSLHKKKKMLKCHYCNFSAAIHSSCPSCNGTMLEAQKMGTSELCELLQNTFSEAKIAKFDRDEITSIKKLNNILKDFNDCKIDILVGTSMLAKGHDYHSVDLSVIMGLDEFLMRPNFRAREECLALAMQVAGRAGRKGEARVLLQSKNKAFFETYINDYDTFLQDELIFRKGLYPPFKRLLRLIIEDENQARAKKLCENLALKFKELKSVELVGYGACGVEMIHLKFRFYILLRSHTHKNLIKIQEYALNFPTLSADIDPIDFS, encoded by the coding sequence ATGAAATACTATAAATTAGCCATTAAAGGCTTATATTTAGATAATCTCATCTTTCAAAGTGAAAGTGAAATTTCTCCTTTAAGTGAAGTGATTGTTGATTTAAAAACGCGTAAAAATTGTAAAGCCATAGTGCTAAAACAATGCGAAAAACCAAGCTTTACCACAAAAGACATTAAAGAAATCACGCCCCTTAGTTTAAGCAAAGAGCAATTTATTTTAGCTGAGTTTATAAGCTATTATTACTCCACGAAACTAGGCTTTATCCTTTCTTTTTTTGAAAGTTCCACTCCTTACAAATGTGAAATTTTTAAAACTCAAAATGCACCCACTTTGAGTCCCAAACAAAAAGAGGCTTTCAATTTTTTAAAACAAGAGCAAAACGCTCTTCTTTTCGCAGATACAGGCAGTGGCAAAACTGAAATTTATATCACTCTCATCAAAGAATACTTAGAAAAAGGGCAACAAGTCCTACTTTTAATGCCTGAAATTGCACTCACTCCGCAAATGCAAAAAAGACTTAGTCTTTATTTTGAAGAAGAATTTTGTATGTGGCATTCTAAAATTTCAAAGAAAAAAAAGAAAGAATATCTTGAAAAATTTAATGAAGGCAAAGTCCTTTTAGTCGCTGGAGCACGCTCGGCTCTTTTTTTACCCTTTAGAAATTTAGGACTTATCATTGTCGATGAAGAGCACGATAATTCCTACAAGGCTTCTAATAAACCCTATTATAATGCTAAGGATTTAGCCCTTTTTTTAGGAGCAAAATTAAATATCAAAGTCATCTTAGGCTCTGCCACACCAAGCCTTACAAGCTTTTATAAACAAAAGCATTTCAGGCTTAAGGGCACTTTTTTTGAAAGCAAAAAGCATTTTTTATACGATGAAAGCGATTTAAGTCTTACTCCTATGCTTTTAAATGAGCTTGAAAAAAGCTTAAAAAATCAAAAACAAGCCATTATTTTTTTACCCAACCGTGCGAATTTTAGGCAAATTCTTTGTAAAGATTGTGGCTCTAGCATAAAATGTCCTTTTTGCTCCATAGCAATGAGTTTGCATAAAAAGAAAAAAATGCTTAAATGCCATTATTGTAATTTTAGTGCAGCAATTCACTCTTCTTGCCCAAGCTGCAATGGCACTATGCTAGAGGCTCAAAAAATGGGAACAAGTGAGCTATGCGAGCTTTTACAAAATACCTTTAGTGAAGCTAAAATAGCCAAATTTGATAGAGATGAAATCACAAGCATTAAAAAGCTAAATAATATTTTAAAAGACTTTAACGACTGCAAAATCGACATTTTGGTTGGCACCTCTATGCTTGCCAAAGGACACGATTATCATAGCGTGGATTTAAGTGTGATTATGGGTTTAGATGAGTTTTTAATGCGTCCAAATTTTAGAGCGAGGGAAGAATGTTTAGCTCTAGCGATGCAAGTAGCTGGTAGAGCTGGTAGAAAGGGCGAAGCTAGGGTTTTACTCCAAAGTAAAAATAAGGCTTTTTTTGAAACATATATTAACGATTATGACACCTTTTTGCAAGATGAACTCATTTTTAGAAAAGGACTTTACCCTCCATTTAAAAGACTTTTAAGACTCATCATAGAAGATGAAAATCAAGCAAGGGCAAAAAAGCTTTGCGAAAATCTAGCTTTAAAATTTAAAGAGCTTAAAAGCGTGGAGCTTGTGGGTTATGGTGCTTGTGGAGTTGAAATGATTCATCTCAAATTTCGTTTTTATATTCTTTTAAGAAGTCATACGCATAAAAATCTTATCAAAATCCAAGAATACGCCCTTAATTTTCCTACTCTAAGTGCCGATATTGACCCTATAGACTTTTCTTAA
- the aat gene encoding leucyl/phenylalanyl-tRNA--protein transferase, with translation MLNELLNAPKDAPVFLSPKLEEEFVLKAYTAGLFPWTTKPVNWWCPDPRCVLEPHQIHIQKNMRKSLNLYEIRLDFDFLALITLCKNARIRSWIDEEFIEIYHNLFKKGYAHSLELYEKNELVGGIYGLIIGKMFFGESMVSLKKNASKIAIIKLCELLAPYDFLIDCQVHNQHLEFMGAKNISRKDFLKILDEKCQSSSGFKSFKDLL, from the coding sequence TTGCTTAACGAACTTTTAAATGCCCCAAAAGATGCTCCTGTTTTTTTAAGCCCTAAACTTGAAGAGGAATTTGTGCTAAAAGCTTATACAGCGGGGCTTTTTCCCTGGACAACTAAGCCTGTTAATTGGTGGTGTCCTGATCCTAGATGCGTGCTAGAACCTCATCAAATTCATATTCAAAAAAATATGAGAAAATCCTTAAATCTTTATGAAATTAGACTAGATTTTGACTTTTTAGCCCTTATCACACTTTGCAAAAATGCAAGAATTAGAAGTTGGATTGATGAAGAATTTATAGAAATTTACCATAATCTTTTTAAAAAAGGTTATGCACACAGCCTCGAACTTTATGAGAAAAATGAGCTTGTAGGCGGAATTTATGGGCTAATTATCGGTAAAATGTTTTTTGGAGAAAGTATGGTAAGCCTTAAAAAAAACGCCTCTAAAATCGCTATAATAAAGCTTTGTGAGCTTTTGGCGCCTTATGATTTCTTAATTGATTGTCAAGTGCATAATCAACATTTAGAATTTATGGGGGCAAAAAATATCAGTCGCAAAGATTTTTTAAAAATCCTTGATGAAAAATGCCAAAGTTCGAGTGGCTTTAAGAGTTTCAAAGACTTGCTTTAA
- a CDS encoding HrcA family transcriptional regulator, translating into MKSRDKRELILESIIEAYLLDNTPIGSNELNSNLCIPASTIRVYLKRLSDEGLITQIHISSGRIPAVKTMQTYWQNELNMREELQIKNVDFLRTLSEEFEIYCLAYEGRELILKEILSLNNRFIILDFGANELALKYQNESYKFLKSLVGLNIFDIENIAIKVHFYELIEKISTLKKSLTCYRANEKKAYQIYQNDAFVKLLDCEIHKYFKENLQFQPLFNEGYMGLKIDADFLGKQVNLIFAGSVYTNYKKILKQIKEVA; encoded by the coding sequence ATGAAAAGTCGAGATAAGCGAGAATTGATACTTGAGTCTATCATTGAAGCCTATTTGTTAGATAATACACCCATAGGCTCAAATGAACTTAATTCAAATCTTTGCATTCCCGCTTCGACAATAAGAGTGTATCTTAAAAGACTAAGCGATGAGGGCTTAATTACTCAAATTCATATTAGTAGTGGTCGCATTCCTGCAGTAAAGACAATGCAGACTTATTGGCAAAATGAACTAAATATGCGTGAAGAATTACAAATAAAAAATGTCGATTTTTTACGCACCTTAAGCGAGGAATTTGAAATTTATTGCCTTGCTTATGAGGGGCGTGAGTTAATTTTAAAAGAAATTTTGAGTTTAAATAATCGCTTTATTATTTTAGATTTTGGGGCAAATGAGTTGGCTTTAAAATATCAAAACGAAAGTTATAAATTTCTTAAAAGTCTTGTGGGGCTTAATATTTTTGATATAGAAAATATAGCTATAAAGGTGCATTTTTACGAGTTAATAGAAAAAATTTCTACTCTTAAAAAAAGTTTAACTTGTTATAGGGCAAATGAAAAAAAAGCTTATCAAATCTATCAAAATGATGCATTTGTTAAGCTTTTGGACTGCGAAATTCACAAGTATTTTAAAGAGAATTTGCAATTTCAACCCTTATTTAATGAGGGCTATATGGGGCTTAAAATCGATGCGGATTTTTTAGGTAAGCAGGTTAATCTCATATTTGCGGGTAGTGTTTATACAAATTATAAAAAAATCCTAAAACAAATCAAGGAGGTAGCGTGA
- the grpE gene encoding nucleotide exchange factor GrpE, with translation MSEQNEEKIEEQVEENQLENETEEKDFEAEYNALKDQYLRANAEFENIKKRLEKEKINAMTYANEGFAKDLLDVLDALEAAVKVEANDEVSLKIKEGVQNTLDLFLKKLEKHGVKEIEAACEFDPNLHEAMFHLQSDEHQSGAVVQVLQKGYKLGERVIRPTKVSVAK, from the coding sequence GTGAGCGAACAAAACGAAGAGAAAATAGAAGAACAAGTTGAAGAAAATCAGCTTGAAAACGAAACAGAAGAAAAAGATTTTGAAGCAGAATATAATGCTTTAAAAGATCAGTATTTAAGAGCGAATGCCGAATTTGAAAACATTAAAAAGCGTCTTGAAAAAGAAAAAATAAACGCTATGACTTATGCAAATGAGGGCTTTGCCAAAGATTTGCTTGATGTCTTAGACGCCTTAGAAGCGGCAGTTAAAGTGGAAGCAAATGATGAAGTGAGTTTAAAAATCAAAGAAGGAGTGCAAAATACTTTAGATTTATTTTTAAAGAAGCTTGAAAAGCACGGGGTTAAGGAGATAGAGGCGGCTTGTGAGTTTGATCCAAATTTACACGAAGCTATGTTTCATTTACAAAGCGATGAGCATCAAAGCGGAGCTGTGGTGCAAGTGCTTCAAAAGGGCTATAAACTCGGCGAAAGAGTAATTAGACCTACAAAAGTTAGTGTTGCAAAATAA
- the dnaK gene encoding molecular chaperone DnaK — MAKVIGIDLGTTNSCVAVYERGESKVIPNKEGKNTTPSVVAFTDKGEVLVGDSAKRQAVTNPEKTIYSIKRIMGLMINEDAAKEAKNRLPYHITERNGACAIEIAGKIYTPQEISAKVLMKLKEDAEAFLGESVVDAVITVPAYFNDAQRKATKEAGTIAGLNVLRIINEPTSAALAYGLDKKDSEKIVVYDLGGGTFDVTVLETGDNVVEVLATGGNAFLGGDDFDNKLIDFLAEEFKSENGIDLKNDVMALQRLKEAAENAKKELSSANETEINLPFITADASGPKHLVKKITRAKFESMIEKLVSETITKINEVVSDAGLKKDEIKEIVMVGGSTRVPLVQEEVKKAFGKDLNKSVNPDEVVAIGAAIQGAVIKGDVKDVLLLDVTPLSLGIETLGGVMTKIIEKGTTIPTKKEQVFSTAEDNQNAVTINVLQGEREFSRDNKSLGNFNLEGIPPAPRGMPQIEVTFDIDANGILTVSAKDKATGKAQEIKITGSSGLSEEEINNMVKDAELHKEEDKKRKEAVEMRNQADSLAHQVEKSLSELGEKVAEDDKANIQKALDDLRETLKNENASKEEIEAKMKTLSEVSHKLAENMYKKDESGDKKKKDDDVIDAEVE, encoded by the coding sequence ATGGCAAAAGTTATAGGTATAGATTTAGGAACGACAAATTCTTGTGTCGCTGTGTATGAGAGAGGAGAAAGTAAGGTTATCCCTAATAAAGAGGGCAAAAATACCACTCCTTCTGTTGTTGCTTTTACAGATAAGGGTGAAGTTTTAGTAGGTGATAGTGCCAAGCGTCAAGCGGTAACTAATCCTGAAAAAACCATTTATTCTATTAAAAGAATTATGGGTTTGATGATTAATGAAGATGCTGCAAAAGAGGCTAAAAATCGTCTGCCTTATCACATCACAGAAAGAAATGGTGCGTGTGCGATTGAAATTGCGGGTAAAATTTACACCCCACAAGAAATTTCGGCTAAAGTTTTAATGAAGCTTAAAGAAGATGCAGAAGCCTTTTTGGGTGAAAGCGTGGTTGATGCTGTTATTACAGTGCCTGCGTATTTTAATGACGCACAAAGAAAGGCAACAAAAGAGGCTGGAACCATAGCAGGACTTAATGTTTTAAGAATTATTAATGAACCTACTTCTGCAGCTTTAGCATATGGGCTTGATAAAAAAGATAGTGAAAAAATCGTTGTGTATGATTTGGGTGGGGGAACCTTTGATGTTACCGTGCTTGAAACAGGTGATAATGTGGTCGAAGTTTTAGCCACTGGAGGTAATGCCTTTTTGGGTGGTGATGACTTTGATAATAAACTCATCGACTTTTTGGCAGAGGAATTTAAAAGCGAAAATGGCATAGATTTAAAAAACGATGTAATGGCTTTACAACGCCTTAAAGAAGCCGCAGAAAACGCTAAAAAAGAATTAAGCTCGGCTAATGAAACAGAAATTAATCTTCCTTTCATCACAGCAGATGCTTCAGGTCCTAAGCACTTGGTGAAAAAAATCACAAGAGCAAAATTTGAAAGTATGATAGAGAAGCTTGTAAGCGAAACCATTACTAAAATCAATGAAGTCGTTAGCGATGCGGGACTTAAAAAAGACGAAATTAAAGAAATCGTTATGGTCGGCGGCTCTACGCGTGTGCCTTTGGTGCAAGAAGAAGTGAAAAAAGCTTTTGGTAAAGATTTAAATAAATCAGTCAATCCTGATGAAGTTGTAGCCATAGGTGCAGCAATACAAGGAGCGGTTATTAAGGGTGATGTGAAAGATGTATTGTTACTAGATGTAACACCTCTTTCTTTAGGAATAGAAACGCTTGGTGGTGTGATGACTAAAATCATAGAAAAAGGCACAACCATACCAACTAAAAAAGAACAGGTTTTCTCCACAGCAGAGGATAATCAAAACGCCGTAACTATCAATGTCCTACAAGGAGAGAGAGAATTTAGCCGCGATAATAAAAGCTTAGGAAATTTCAATTTAGAAGGAATCCCACCAGCTCCACGCGGTATGCCACAAATCGAAGTTACTTTCGATATTGACGCTAATGGGATTTTAACCGTTTCAGCTAAAGATAAAGCCACAGGCAAGGCACAAGAGATTAAAATCACTGGCTCAAGTGGCTTAAGTGAAGAAGAAATTAATAATATGGTCAAAGACGCCGAACTTCACAAAGAAGAAGATAAAAAGCGTAAAGAAGCGGTAGAAATGAGAAATCAAGCCGATTCTCTAGCCCATCAAGTGGAAAAATCTTTAAGCGAACTTGGCGAAAAAGTCGCAGAAGATGATAAAGCTAACATACAAAAAGCCCTTGATGACTTACGCGAAACACTTAAAAATGAAAACGCAAGCAAAGAGGAAATCGAAGCTAAGATGAAGACTTTAAGTGAAGTTTCTCACAAATTAGCCGAAAATATGTATAAAAAAGATGAAAGTGGCGATAAAAAGAAAAAAGATGACGATGTCATAGATGCTGAAGTTGAGTAA
- a CDS encoding CheB methylesterase domain-containing protein produces MKLLLIGSSTGGPNQLKFLLKDLHIKNTCVVIAQHMSSNYLSSFVNKFNEESVNEVRLLEDKELLANKIYICAKNTILTGNLSLMALWQDVQSSFKPSVDLLFHSAVELAKTNKILAVILTGMGDDGAKGLLELYKAGVKCLCENETDSVVYGMPKRAKDLNPNLRPMSLKEIKSEITRFIEEN; encoded by the coding sequence ATGAAACTTCTTCTCATAGGCTCTTCCACAGGGGGACCAAATCAACTGAAATTTTTACTCAAAGACCTACATATTAAAAACACTTGCGTTGTCATTGCTCAGCATATGAGTAGCAATTATCTCTCCTCTTTTGTCAATAAATTTAACGAGGAAAGTGTCAATGAAGTGCGTTTGCTTGAGGATAAAGAGCTTTTAGCTAACAAAATTTACATTTGTGCGAAAAACACCATTCTCACAGGAAACCTCTCTTTGATGGCTTTATGGCAAGATGTTCAAAGTAGTTTTAAACCTAGTGTCGATTTGCTTTTTCATTCTGCTGTGGAACTAGCCAAAACAAATAAAATTCTAGCCGTTATCCTCACTGGAATGGGCGATGACGGCGCTAAAGGACTACTTGAGCTTTATAAGGCTGGAGTGAAATGCCTATGCGAAAATGAGACTGATAGTGTCGTCTATGGTATGCCAAAAAGAGCAAAGGATTTAAATCCTAACCTAAGACCGATGAGCTTAAAAGAAATCAAAAGCGAAATTACTCGCTTCATAGAGGAAAACTAA
- a CDS encoding CheR family methyltransferase, with the protein MQINKEEKIHFSDLELNEFIKIINELSGMDIQDKKTTLSLKLPSFLQTMKIKNFAEFLAKIKVNRILRQETLDFITIGETYFHRELAQLKDIAFYIKSLDKRTSVLSVPCSSGEEVYSIAMLGAQHCIKDMYVVGVDINSKVIEKAKLGKYQGRTLQNLSEHEKRKFFKEDNGIYTINKNELCPCKFTLCNVFDSAFMQLGKFDIIISRNMIIYFDYDSKLKLLERFYSLLSDGGRLYVGSADLIPENVYFKKVFSARGTYYEKI; encoded by the coding sequence ATGCAAATAAACAAAGAAGAAAAAATACACTTTAGCGACCTAGAGCTTAACGAATTTATCAAAATCATCAATGAACTTAGCGGTATGGATATACAAGATAAAAAAACAACCCTATCGTTAAAACTTCCAAGCTTTCTTCAAACTATGAAAATTAAAAATTTTGCTGAATTTTTAGCAAAAATTAAAGTCAATAGAATTCTAAGGCAGGAAACCTTAGACTTTATAACCATAGGAGAAACATATTTTCATAGGGAATTAGCACAACTTAAGGATATCGCTTTTTACATTAAAAGTTTAGATAAACGAACAAGCGTTTTAAGTGTGCCTTGCAGTAGTGGAGAGGAAGTATATTCTATAGCGATGCTAGGAGCACAACACTGCATTAAAGATATGTATGTCGTGGGTGTGGATATTAATTCTAAAGTAATAGAAAAAGCAAAGCTTGGAAAATATCAAGGCAGAACCTTGCAAAATCTAAGCGAACACGAAAAAAGAAAATTTTTCAAAGAAGACAATGGGATTTATACCATTAACAAAAATGAGCTTTGTCCTTGCAAATTCACTCTTTGCAATGTTTTTGATAGTGCTTTTATGCAACTCGGAAAATTTGATATTATCATATCAAGAAATATGATTATTTATTTTGATTATGACTCCAAGCTTAAGCTTTTAGAACGCTTTTATAGTCTTTTAAGTGATGGAGGTAGGCTTTATGTGGGAAGTGCAGATTTAATCCCAGAAAATGTTTATTTCAAAAAAGTCTTTTCCGCTAGAGGAACTTATTATGAAAAAATTTAA
- a CDS encoding amino acid ABC transporter ATP-binding protein produces MIELKNVNKYYGKHHVLKDINLTIKEGEKLVIIGPSGSGKSTTIRCMNGLEEVSSGEVIVNNLVLTHKNKTEICRKYCAMVFQHFNLYPHMSVLENLTLAPIKLQKKSKKEAEETAYHYLKVVGLVDKAKVYPATLSGGQQQRVAIARSLCTKKPYILFDEPTSALDPETIQEVLDVMKEISHQSNTTMVVVTHEMGFAREVADRIIFMEDGAIVEENIPAEFFKNPKTERAKLFLGKILQH; encoded by the coding sequence TTGATTGAATTAAAAAATGTTAATAAATACTATGGTAAGCACCATGTTTTAAAGGATATTAACCTTACCATAAAAGAAGGTGAAAAACTCGTCATTATAGGACCAAGTGGGAGTGGCAAAAGCACCACTATACGCTGTATGAATGGACTTGAGGAAGTAAGTTCCGGCGAAGTTATCGTTAATAATCTTGTTTTAACGCACAAAAATAAAACTGAAATTTGTAGAAAATATTGTGCTATGGTTTTTCAGCATTTTAACCTTTATCCACATATGAGCGTTTTAGAAAATTTAACCCTTGCACCGATAAAATTGCAAAAAAAGAGTAAAAAAGAAGCAGAAGAAACGGCATATCATTATCTCAAAGTTGTAGGACTTGTCGATAAGGCTAAAGTTTATCCCGCTACGCTTTCTGGAGGACAGCAACAAAGAGTTGCCATAGCAAGAAGTCTTTGCACGAAGAAGCCTTATATCTTATTTGACGAGCCAACTTCAGCACTCGATCCTGAGACTATACAAGAAGTTTTAGATGTGATGAAAGAAATTTCTCATCAAAGTAATACAACTATGGTTGTAGTAACTCACGAAATGGGTTTTGCGAGGGAAGTAGCAGATCGCATTATCTTTATGGAAGATGGTGCCATAGTCGAGGAAAATATCCCTGCCGAATTTTTTAAAAATCCTAAAACAGAAAGAGCCAAGCTCTTTTTAGGCAAAATTTTACAGCATTAA